One Acidobacteriota bacterium genomic window carries:
- the recR gene encoding recombination protein RecR codes for MTELGPLQALVDQLQRLPGIGAKGAQRLAFHLLRQPRDDVEALVGAIRDVKERITYCSVCHNITDADPCYYCTHDGRDRSVICVVEDPHNVAAVERTKEFNGAYHVLMGALSPLQGVGPDELRIKSLLDRVGRGEVAEVILATNPNVEGEATAIYLAKLLKPLGVRVTRIAMGLPVGSDIEYADDVTIHKAMEGRRDL; via the coding sequence ATGACCGAGCTCGGACCGCTCCAGGCGCTGGTGGACCAGCTTCAACGGTTGCCGGGCATCGGGGCCAAGGGCGCCCAGCGGCTCGCGTTTCATCTGCTGCGCCAGCCGCGTGACGACGTGGAGGCGCTGGTCGGGGCCATCCGGGATGTCAAGGAGCGGATCACCTACTGCTCGGTCTGCCACAACATCACCGACGCCGACCCCTGCTACTACTGCACGCACGACGGCCGCGACCGCAGCGTCATCTGTGTCGTGGAAGATCCCCACAACGTGGCCGCGGTGGAGCGGACGAAGGAGTTCAACGGCGCCTACCACGTGCTGATGGGAGCGCTGTCGCCGTTGCAGGGCGTCGGCCCCGACGAACTGCGCATCAAGAGCCTGCTCGATCGCGTCGGCCGCGGCGAGGTCGCCGAGGTCATCCTGGCGACGAATCCCAACGTCGAGGGCGAGGCGACGGCCATCTATCTGGCGAAGCTGCTGAAACCGCTCGGCGTGCGCGTCACCCGGATAGCGATGGGGCTGCCGGTCGGCAGCGACATCGAGTACGCCGACGACGTGACGATCCACAAGGCGATGGAGGGCCGGCGCGACCTGTAG
- a CDS encoding YbaB/EbfC family nucleoid-associated protein: MMNIQQMMKQAQEMQERLQRELAATEVEATAGGGMVTVVMNGVKQLRAVTIDPEVVSADDVEMLQDLIVAAVNDAQRKVDEEVAGRMGGMMGGLRIPGFGG; encoded by the coding sequence CTGATGAACATCCAACAGATGATGAAGCAGGCCCAGGAAATGCAGGAACGCCTGCAGCGTGAGCTCGCCGCCACGGAGGTGGAGGCAACGGCCGGCGGCGGCATGGTGACCGTCGTCATGAACGGCGTCAAGCAGTTGCGGGCGGTCACGATCGATCCCGAGGTCGTCTCCGCGGACGACGTCGAGATGCTCCAGGATCTCATCGTGGCGGCGGTCAACGACGCGCAACGCAAGGTCGACGAGGAGGTAGCCGGCCGGATGGGCGGCATGATGGGCGGCCTGCGGATTCCGGGATTTGGTGGATGA
- the dnaX gene encoding DNA polymerase III subunit gamma/tau, with the protein MAYQVLARKYRPQRFDDVVGQQAATKTLRNALAQGRLAQAFVFAGPRGVGKTTTARILARALNCTKGPTPDPCGTCDACVEIAEGRDIDVLEIDAATHTQVDNIREVIIAGLAMAPVRNRYKVYIIDEVHQLSSHSFNALLKSIEEPPPHVVFMMATTQLEKIPETILSRSQVYELRTIGRQQIAEQLRMIADAESIVVDDAALGLVARAADGSMRDAQSAFDQVIAFAGRTIGVDDVSTVLGLIGRDPVLDAVAAVADEDAAAVFDLAGRFVEAGYDLRLVCRELSRAVRDLLVLSIDAARAADPEIAGEGERERLVALARRFSREDLLRGFDAMARAEVEIRTAMQPRYHLEMALLRWMHLRKLVPLTDLLQGRGASASAGASSAGPQRKPRPKPAPRRASAALSAERVADGAPGGREHVSSPSEPAQGGSRMAGGAQAAPNGVEAVRTDPETPSMPLGAASSPGAPSLARTPAAPTPAPAAGSGEADATDRLLAEIRQASRFFYGTVASQAQRIEIVEDRLVFAFPPARQTLAAQLRAKREWIETLCARVVGRRLTVEVVQEQAAEAPVAEAQGGTVASPGGAGGTGAVAGEKQAAGDHPPAADGPAAELRARALGDSVVKAMLELFPAEITAVEKI; encoded by the coding sequence ATGGCCTACCAGGTTCTCGCACGAAAGTACCGGCCGCAGCGGTTCGATGACGTCGTCGGCCAGCAGGCCGCCACGAAGACGCTGCGCAACGCGCTGGCCCAGGGGCGGCTTGCCCAGGCGTTCGTGTTCGCCGGCCCCCGCGGCGTGGGAAAGACGACGACCGCGCGCATCCTCGCCCGCGCGTTGAACTGCACGAAGGGGCCGACGCCGGACCCGTGCGGGACGTGCGACGCGTGCGTGGAGATCGCCGAGGGGCGCGACATCGACGTTCTGGAGATCGACGCCGCCACCCACACCCAGGTGGACAACATTCGCGAGGTGATCATCGCCGGGCTGGCGATGGCCCCGGTCCGAAACCGCTACAAGGTCTACATCATCGACGAGGTTCACCAGCTCTCCAGCCACTCGTTCAACGCGCTGCTCAAGTCGATCGAGGAGCCGCCGCCGCACGTCGTGTTCATGATGGCGACGACGCAGCTCGAGAAGATCCCGGAGACCATCCTGTCGCGGTCGCAGGTCTACGAGCTGCGAACCATCGGCCGGCAGCAGATCGCCGAACAGTTGCGGATGATCGCGGACGCCGAGTCGATCGTCGTCGACGACGCGGCATTGGGGCTCGTCGCGCGCGCGGCCGACGGCAGCATGCGCGACGCCCAGAGCGCCTTCGATCAGGTGATCGCCTTCGCCGGCCGGACGATAGGGGTCGACGACGTCTCGACCGTGCTCGGCCTCATCGGACGAGACCCCGTTCTCGACGCGGTTGCCGCCGTCGCCGACGAGGATGCGGCCGCGGTGTTCGATCTCGCCGGACGGTTCGTCGAGGCGGGCTACGATCTGCGGCTGGTCTGCCGCGAGCTCTCGCGTGCGGTGCGCGACCTGCTCGTCCTGTCGATAGACGCGGCGCGGGCCGCCGATCCGGAGATTGCCGGGGAGGGCGAGCGCGAACGGCTGGTTGCGCTCGCGCGGCGGTTCTCACGCGAGGATCTGCTCCGCGGTTTCGACGCCATGGCTCGCGCCGAGGTGGAGATCCGGACCGCGATGCAGCCGCGTTACCACCTCGAGATGGCTCTGCTCCGCTGGATGCACCTGCGCAAGCTGGTGCCGCTCACCGACTTGCTGCAGGGGCGCGGCGCTTCGGCGTCCGCCGGGGCGTCATCCGCCGGCCCGCAGCGGAAGCCGCGCCCGAAGCCCGCGCCGCGGCGGGCGTCCGCGGCCCTTTCGGCGGAACGCGTGGCAGACGGGGCGCCGGGGGGCCGGGAACACGTCTCGTCTCCGTCCGAGCCGGCGCAGGGCGGTTCGCGGATGGCTGGAGGAGCGCAGGCGGCGCCGAACGGCGTCGAGGCCGTGCGCACGGATCCGGAGACGCCGAGCATGCCGCTCGGTGCGGCCTCCTCCCCGGGAGCGCCCAGCCTGGCTCGTACGCCCGCCGCGCCGACTCCCGCCCCCGCCGCCGGTTCGGGGGAGGCCGACGCGACGGACAGGCTGTTGGCGGAGATCAGGCAGGCCAGCCGGTTCTTCTACGGGACGGTCGCCTCTCAGGCGCAACGGATCGAGATCGTGGAGGATCGCCTCGTCTTCGCCTTCCCCCCGGCGCGGCAGACCCTGGCCGCTCAACTGAGAGCGAAGCGGGAATGGATCGAGACGTTGTGCGCACGGGTGGTCGGGCGGCGGCTGACGGTCGAAGTGGTGCAGGAGCAGGCCGCCGAGGCGCCGGTTGCAGAGGCGCAGGGCGGCACGGTCGCGTCTCCGGGGGGCGCCGGCGGGACGGGTGCGGTGGCCGGGGAGAAGCAGGCGGCGGGTGACCATCCCCCGGCCGCGGACGGCCCGGCGGCCGAGTTGCGCGCGCGGGCGCTCGGCGACAGCGTCGTCAAGGCGATGCTGGAGCTGTTTCCGGCGGAAATCACCGCCGTCGAGAAGATCTGA
- a CDS encoding LexA family transcriptional regulator, whose translation MSLGQNIRRLRRESGLHTQKALADLLGVPQPQVSDWENDRYAVLETLTLVKIAKGLRCSVDELLVGVDPAYDRIREAGGMAGAEPLRLDSQPAATAGIPVVEEGKASPVSSTSGDRTAERSGVVRWVCPPGDLHDPNAYGIQVRGDSMIPAHRPNSVAIASPRRRVEDGDEAYVQLASGGGLIRLVRTTRAGYMLQAYNHAYRTLLMRRKDIRAMDVIVSSRLRGF comes from the coding sequence GTGTCGCTCGGCCAGAACATCAGGCGGCTGCGTCGGGAGTCCGGTCTTCACACCCAGAAGGCGCTGGCCGATCTGCTGGGCGTCCCGCAGCCGCAGGTATCCGACTGGGAGAACGATCGCTACGCGGTTCTGGAAACGCTGACCCTTGTGAAGATCGCGAAGGGGCTGCGCTGTTCCGTCGACGAGTTGCTCGTGGGGGTCGATCCGGCCTACGACCGGATTCGGGAGGCGGGAGGGATGGCCGGTGCCGAACCCCTGCGTCTCGATTCCCAGCCAGCGGCTACCGCCGGCATTCCGGTGGTGGAGGAGGGGAAGGCCTCGCCGGTGAGCTCCACTTCGGGCGACCGGACGGCAGAGCGGAGCGGCGTCGTGCGCTGGGTGTGCCCGCCGGGAGACCTGCACGACCCGAACGCCTACGGGATTCAGGTCCGCGGCGACTCGATGATTCCGGCGCACCGCCCGAACTCGGTCGCGATCGCGTCGCCGCGCCGCCGCGTGGAGGACGGCGACGAGGCCTACGTGCAACTCGCTTCCGGTGGCGGACTGATCCGGCTGGTCCGGACCACCCGGGCCGGCTACATGCTGCAGGCGTACAACCACGCGTACAGGACTCTCCTCATGCGGAGGAAGGACATCCGCGCGATGGACGTCATCGTATCGTCGCGCCTCCGGGGATTCTGA